Proteins encoded together in one Oreochromis aureus strain Israel breed Guangdong linkage group 23, ZZ_aureus, whole genome shotgun sequence window:
- the LOC116317068 gene encoding NGFI-A-binding protein 1: MAAVLPRTLGELQLYRILQRANLLYYYEAFIQQGGDDVQQLCEAGEEEFLEIMALVGMASKPLHVRRLQKALRDWVTNPAIFNQPLTSLPVCSIPVYKLPEGSPTLLSAQDRASTASVKMPKAIAAACSDPGKLDVARDKVSAGSPLQGSSEVRFWSGHSNDSEHSLSPSDLGSPSSPREALEALDAAAVQSVMECVDRMAPGLPKADLAEVKEQLKNNKKLGKMIGHIFEMSDDDPRREEEIRKYSAIYGRFDSKRRDGKHLTLHELTVNEAAAQLCMRDMALLTRRDELFGLARQISREVTYKYTYRTSKSRCGDRDEPSPKRIKTEENFFDIQEALQAIHMRQEMLREQLACAKSKGEETVGRNLQMQLERLLARQMEILQDAAVQERLQALDWRIPPAALKYLNNAQNTNGNAAVDASRDSQDERPINLRVVSQNMQEGDLPLGKQLANELKRHHNHNNSNNSNTDETKTPATENGTSQRASTNAEKKTIKSEPEDST; encoded by the exons ATGGCGGCGGTGTTGCCGAGAACCCTGGGTGAGCTGCAGCTCTACAGGATCCTGCAGCGGGCAAACCTGCTCTACTACTACGAGGCCTTCATCCAGCAGGGCGGTGATGACGTGCAGCAGCTCTGCGAGGCCGGCGAGGAGGAGTTCTTGGAGATCATGGCCCTCGTCGGCATGGCCAGCAAGCCGCTGCACGTGCGCCGCCTGCAGAAGGCACTGCGAGACTGGGTCACCAACCCCGCCATCTTTAACCAGCCCCTCACCTCACTGCCCGTGTGCAGCATCCCCGTGTACAAACTGCCCGAAGGCTCGCCCACGCTGCTCAGCGCTCAGGACCGCGCAAGCACCGCCAGCGTCAAGATGCCCAAAGCCATCGCCGCCGCCTGCTCTGACCCGGGGAAGCTGGATGTGGCGAGAGACAAAGTGTCGGCCGGATCACCCCTGCAGGGCAGCAGCGAGGTGAGGTTCTGGTCGGGCCACAGCAACGATAGCGAGCACAGCCTGTCTCCGTCAGACCTCGGCTCCCCGTCTTCGCCCAGAGAGGCTTTAGAAGCTCTGGACGCAGCCGCCGTGCAGTCGGTCATGGAGTGTGTGGACAGAATGGCGCCCGGACTCCCAAAGGCGGACCTGGCTGAGGTTAAAGAGCAGCTGAAGAACAACAAGAAGCTGGGAAAGATGATTGGACACATCTTTGAAATGAGCGATGATGATCCGCGAAGGGAAGAGGAGATCCGCAAGTACAGCGCCATCTATGGACGCTTTGACTCCAAGAGGAGGGACGGCAAGCACCTGACGCTTCACGAG CTGACGGTGAATGAGGCGGCAGCGCAGCTCTGCATGAGGGACATGGCTCTGTTGACACGCCGTGACGAGCTGTTCGGACTCGCCCGGCAGATTTCCAGGGAGGTCACCTACAAATACACCTACCGCACCAGCAA GTCTCGCTGTGGAGACCGAGACGAGCCGTCACctaaaagaattaaaacagaG GAGAACTTCTTCGACATccaggaggcgctgcaggccaTCCACATGCGACAGGAGATGCTGAGGGAGCAGCTGGCGTGCGCCAAGTCGAAAGGAGAGGAAACCGTTGGACGAAATCTGCAG ATGCAGTTGGAGCGTCTGCTGGCGAGGCAGATGGAGATCCTGCAGGATGCCGCTGTCCAGGAACGACTCCAGGCTCTGGACTGGAGGATCCCCCCCGCTGCCTTAAAGTACCTCAACAATGCACAGAACACCAACGGAAACGCAGCCGTCGACGCCAGCAGAGACAGCCAAG aTGAACGACCAATCAACTTGCGGGTGGTAAGTCAGAACATGCAGGAAGGCGACCTCCCATTGGGCAAGCAGCTAGCCAATGAACTGAAGCGTCatcacaaccacaacaacagcaacaacagcaacacagatgagaccaaaacaCCAGCAACAG AAAATGGAACGTCACAGCGGGCGTCCACGAACGCAGAGAAGAAGACCATCAAGTCAGAGCCAGAAGACTCCACATAG